Part of the Hevea brasiliensis isolate MT/VB/25A 57/8 chromosome 16, ASM3005281v1, whole genome shotgun sequence genome is shown below.
CGGTGCAGACGTCGCCTGCTTGATCTCCAAGCAGCTCAGCCACGAATCTCAGCTTCAAATTCCTGACCGAGGTGCTTCTTTCCTTGATATTGGAATGTTTTCATGTGCTCAAATGGAGACATTTCCAGAGAAGCAAAACGAAGGCGACAAAAAGAGAGATGCTTCTGCTTTTGGTCAAGGCCGGTCGTCTTCTGACTCTGGGCCTTCTGATTCTGATGTCAATTTGGCTGCTGGAAATACTAACGGCCGGTTcaagaaaagaggaagaaaaacaaATGGCAAAGAATTGCCTCTAAACCATGTCGAAGCGGAGAGGCAGCGGAGAAAGAGACTTAATCACCGATTTTATGCACTCCGATCTGTGGTTCCTAACGTGTCCAAGATGGATAAAGCATCTCTACTTGCAGATGCAGTCACTTATATAGAGGAGCTCAAGGCCAAAGTTGATGAATTGGAGGCCAAACTGCAAGCAGTGTCTAAGCAATCCAAGATTACTAGTACAATCATCTATGACAATCAATCAACCAATTACATGGTCAATCATTTGAGGCCTTCCTCGagttatagagataaagcgatgGAGGTGGATGTAAAGATTGTAGGGTCAGAAGCCATGATCCGTGTTCATTCCCCGGATGTTAATTATCCAGCTGCAAGATTGATGGATGCACTTAGAGAACTTGAGTTTCAAGTTCATCACGCAAGTGTGTCAAGCATCAACGAGATGGTGCTTCAAGATGTGGTGGTCAATGTTCCTGAAGGATTGACAAGTGAAGAGTTTATGACAAGTGCTATTTTTCAAAGAATGCAGAATTAAGGCAGCTTTCCGAAGGAATACCTCACCTGGAACGATACAGGAGATGTTGCCCAAGTAATTCAAGGGAATGCATACAGAACATCATCTTATGTGAAGCTACTCATAAAATACTATCAACATTATATCATAAAATCAATGTATGTATAATGGTTGCCCTGCAACCACTGATTATGATGGACTCCAAATGAGTCCACTACCTACAACCCGTTTGCTTTTCCTACCAATTTTGTGCCAGTTTTCTTTGCACTTTGCAGTAGTACCTAAGTTCACAAGGAACATCTATGTGAAAAAGCAAGTTCTGAATCCATTATTATAGTTTTTGGCATTGTTTCATTTTGAGAATATTAGTAAGGAATATATTGAAGACTTGTGGGGGATTTATGGACTAGGAAAGCCGACAACCTGCAATCAAAGAGAAGAACATTAATTAGCTAGTTTCTGGCATTATTGTTGTAGACAAGTAATTGTATACTGCTGGGATTAAGAAAGTCCCTCCCTTCGGATCTCTCTTAAGGATATGATGTGCATAGGGATCGCAACGTGTCGAGTTTTTGCGGGTATTCAATCCGATCAAAACCTAATAAAACGGGTTTGGGTATTATATAATCGGGTTTGGGACGGGTTcggatttgaaaaataatactcGTAGCGAGTTCGGGTTGGGTTCAAATTTTTTATATTGGGTATCCGTTACCCGAAATTGTTtgcataaatatttaattaaatatgaaacatatatttttataataatatttataaatttttatatattttattttatataaaatagaatttaaatattttatgaaattattaaaattttaaaatataatttattaattaaaaatttttttatgcaaaatattgattaaaatatattcaaTTAAACGGGTTCGAGTTTTTTTCGGATAATAATAATCTGGTTTGGGACGGATTCGAgaagttgagaataaattttaaacgaatttagaatggattcgagttttgataatattaatcggATTTAGATTCGGATAGGTAATTTTTGCAGATATCCTACCCGTTGTCATTTCTAGATGTGCGCTTGCATTTCCCTCCCTCCCTCCCTCTTCTTCTTGGCAAGTCGCAAAGCACACTCGATCGAAGCCGCTCAACTTGAGCAGATTAGGCCAGCCTCCAGATCTCAAGAAGTACATGGACGAGAAGCTTCAAATCAAGCTGAATGCAAATACGATGGTAGTTGGAACACTTGGTGGATTTGATCAATTCATGAATATATTCtctagtttaaaaaaaaaagaaaaattgataAACCGAAAAGCTAATAAAtctattaattgattttttttatgaccttattcaaattaattattaattttatatattataccttaaaattacaataaataaaatttagacAAAAGATAATTAGCCTCCCTCAACATTCTTGAAGAATTCTGCTTTGAAAATGAGGTAGGAACGTCATCGTATTACGTCTGTATGCTCTATAAAAATATCAGGTTGTAGCGATGCCCGATATTATAAGTAGTCCAACTTAATTtggtttaattaaaatttatcatttcatttaattaattcagATTTTAGTTTTACTCATCTAATttagcatttaaaaaaaaaaaaaaaaaaaaaacacagcaGTAGCCCGTGAATGCTAGCTGTTTCCTTATCACCCAACCAAAACCTTCTCTCCCATTAATATGGGTTTCCGTTTTCATTTTCTTATATTGAaattttcatttggtgtattattctaccaccaaaaaaaaaatcatatactAAAATAGTTAATAacaataaaatttaagaattaaataactatttatttaatatttaattaataagctATGTTAGAATACGCTTAGAAATTAGATAAAAGGATTTAAATGTCTGCGaaataaaaaaaacttagaaatatgataataaatttttaaaaatacaaaaaaattaatttatttataataacaaAGTTTAAAATCAAATTCAAGCCAGCGTGTCTCAATCGTTTTAAAAAGGCTTCGAAGCTTTCTAGGTTTGCTGTCTTTTTCTATCCGCCTTAGCCCTTTGCTCCTCCGTTTAACCGTTTTCACACTTGTGCCGCGTTTCTCCATTCGCCACCTGCCCCCTACAAACACTAATTCTCAATGATGCAATgcaataaaataattaatcatCTATTTACAtatataattacaataaaaaaaaaaaatatatatatatatatagaccacGATTTTCCCCACATAACTATAAGATTTTCCTACTTTGTTCTTTAATAAGGTTGATGGTCTTGGAATAGTAGAATCTCCTACTAtctagaattttttttaaataaataaactatataataattaatatatatataatattataatttaaattatatataaatatataattatattaaaattatataatatatttaaaaaaattaatatatacatttaattaattctttgatTTAACATATGATTATTCGATTATCTTTAATAATGATGCACACCTTAAGTAAAGGAATAGCTATTCTTTAGAATATCTATGGGTATCTAAAAGGAAATGTCGATGGTGCAAGGGAATTGAAACGACAATATAATATATTGCTGTATAGAATTGAACTTTATTTGATGAATTCTCatatttaaaaagtttaaaattgttagactttatttttttaattaaaaaattatttttaaagaaattaattcaGGCAATAAGTGACattattttataagaatttaatttatttgatgatttttattaaatactcaaaagattattatttaaattatatttaatttataaataaaattattttacttatcaattattttaaataatataattcaaataaagtctattatttcttaaataaaaaaaaaattcagtacACAACACATGCACGCTTAAAAAAATATTCATGTTAaactaggaaaaaaaaaataacattaaTTAATTCACGGCTCCAAAGACAAGTGGATTAGACCTTGGGCCATTGCAGCCTGAGTAAGCCCATTCTACTCTCCAGGCCTCAatgtaaatttcattttttaatttttgtaatagTATTATTCAATATATTTTTACATTTGAATTCACAGCTAGAACTTATTTTAATCACTTgtgtttaaaaaattaattaatataaaatatatcattataaatttattaagaaTATTAAATTACAATTGGTACAGAAACTAGTTAATTTTTAAGTCAAGCCATAAAATGTGTTTCTAGGCCAAGTGACAATGGGCTTAGAGTTCACAGGTTGGTTGAGCTTCCATTCCATTAATGGATTGGGGTAACCAGTGAACATGAGACTGGAAGCCTAACTGCAAAAGTATATCCAATTTTTACCTAAcccatttatatattaattaacatcattaaaattctcttaaatttcaattaatataatttcaattattaaatttaaaattaataatttatcgtTTACTATATAACTGTTGATGTTATAAATTATCAATCATCCATTTtagtttaaaatttgaaaattattataaattatacttAATTTCATGATCATAAACatgtgaaaaataaaatcaataacTTAATGTTAGTGGAAGGATTAGGGTGGGAAATGTTATAGGTTACTATGTCATGAGAAGAGCCTATATATAATTGTATTTGTAGGGCAtgacaatcaatatcacaatcatAGCAGATGTTATCATGATTTGATTAATAGAACCCTTAAATGTTCttttaattaaatctttattttcgattcattaattatttaatggttaaatgattttattaatttcattagCTATGGCATTTCAGATTTAAGtgaattgaatttttatttaaatttgaattttatgaTTAAAAACCATATAATtatggtatttattaaaattttattttttatattcatttttttattataaataagtaTTGTCATCCTAAGAGGAAatcaaaatggaaaaaaaaaaaatttgatgatGGAAATGGGAAGAGTTTCTGTTCCTTCCTATTTAGATCATTATTAATTGATTTGCTGAATCattgaatttgtaaattaaaattcataattGAGTTTATATTCAACTCATTTACTTTTTCTCGTTAAATTGTTATGTTTTTATTCAATTTccgatttttcttttatattctttttttttaataaaatatttaacaattcagtaataaataaaatcaataatttacgttatattttaaattataaaaaaactcattcaaattctacagaaaataaataaaatatcacTAATAGAAGAAAATAAAACCTCCATACTGGGGAGAATAAGACCTCAATATTTAGAAAAGAACCTTAGATTTATTCTTATTAGACAcaaatttaaggaaaaaaaaaactaagaaaaaaattataaatgaataTAGATTTGATAGTttattaaaaactaaaaaaaaactaaaaaaaaaaaaaaataaagaagatgGATTAGAGGTATaatagagaaaaagaaaagagaagagaggAGAGGAGACAATTCCAAACTCAAGAATGGTAAATTAGGCTTAAATTGAATCGATTAGGCTTACATTACATTCCAGACTAAGGCATACATCATAATCGGAAGTTGAATCGATTTAAACACAAATTAATTGAAAGGTGAGGCTATTTTCATAATCAATATTTGTATACtaattatattcataattttggaaaaattactcaaaattgaaattttgaaaaaaaaaatattcaaagAGAACACCGATGAACCAAATTAAAAtacctttaatatttattaatgtcCAACTCCCCTTCTGTTTATAAAATCCCATCCTCCATATCTCCTATATTTTCTCTCTTAAGTCCTAATGACCTTCCAAAATCACCGAAGAAGAATTAAAATTCACCGACTTAATCTTATTTTCTAGGTTAATTTTACTTAACACTAGTTTTAAAGCACGTTCTGGTaaatataatcaaaatttttctataatttaaGGTTTTTTTAGATAAAAAGTTAAAGGTTtgcattaatttataaatttattcaaacattttaattttaatcatttaactaaatcttttaatttaaaaaaaaattagtcaaaactaaaatttaggaagaatttaattttacaaattaaGATTTTGTGAAGCATTCATAAACACATAGCTTAAATGTAATGTTGTAAATTGatcaattgatttttaattttcactaAAAA
Proteins encoded:
- the LOC110656054 gene encoding transcription factor MYC3 — encoded protein: MEEIMPPYSPSSLLSVCQESSPSLQQRLHVILQSCPGWWIYAIFWQVSKNASGHLVFSWGDGNFRGSKEFLTKPSNTLNQHKSGFNLERKASKELQALFSDDMDMDRLADAYDSDYGWFYNASATRTFAVGEGIVGQTFGSGGFTWLTDDHRLQLYRCERVKEARMHGIQTLVCVSTSCGVVELGSSHMINEDWSLVQLCKSLFGADVACLISKQLSHESQLQIPDRGASFLDIGMFSCAQMETFPEKQNEGDKKRDASAFGQGRSSSDSGPSDSDVNLAAGNTNGRFKKRGRKTNGKELPLNHVEAERQRRKRLNHRFYALRSVVPNVSKMDKASLLADAVTYIEELKAKVDELEAKLQAVSKQSKITSTIIYDNQSTNYMVNHLRPSSSYRDKAMEVDVKIVGSEAMIRVHSPDVNYPAARLMDALRELEFQVHHASVSSINEMVLQDVVVNVPEGLTSEEFMTSAIFQRMQN